A region from the Lytechinus variegatus isolate NC3 chromosome 6, Lvar_3.0, whole genome shotgun sequence genome encodes:
- the LOC121417505 gene encoding nucleoporin NUP35-like, giving the protein MEGPQGTESMILGSPQSSSTSLPSSLSSQFLPAYLIGEQSPAVSPASGRQRTLLRSPSRTMSPSTLGPRDSSLLRIDSTENRVGQTPRTTSHTPKDKGNAPPVAGLYDPIEASRGSPAVFDTPERRQLDFTQAPSRASRTLDSPAASRLFSPSQQSMVQSSQWSMQAPPSPPQVDPFYTQGESILPEDELDDTWITIFGFQSAATSYILQQFSQYGNIVSHVVASSGNWMHVQYSSRIQARKALSKNGKVFGGNIMVGVTPCIDKGVMSGGTSDSYGVNTTGIGDAPITPAKRLASQSEEQETTRRTPIRPLTAAYKAASNPHEVIQESRTPQKSSNVVSKTLEYMFGW; this is encoded by the exons ATGGAAGGTCCTCAAG GCACAGAATCAATGATTCTTGGCTCTCCACAATCCTCTTCAACTAGTCTTCCATCAAGTCTGTCAAGTCAATTTCTTCCTGCCTATCTTATTGGAGAGCAGAGCCCCGCAGTTTCG CCTGCCAGTGGACGTCAGAGAACGCTATTGAGAAGTCCATCAAGGACAATGTCCCCATCAACTCTTGGACCAAGGGATAGTAGTTTACTCAGAATAGACTCCACTGAGAATCGTGTTGGACAGACGCCAAG GACTACTTCACACACACCCAAAGATAAAGGCAATGCCCCACCTGTAGCGGGTCTATATGATCCTATTGAAGCCAGTAGAGGGAGTCCTGCTGTTTTTGATACACCAGAAAGGAGACAG TTGGATTTTACTCAGGCCCCTTCAAGAGCATCAAGAACATTAG ATTCCCCTGCGGCTAGTCGTCTGTTCTCCCCCTCTCAACAGTCAATGGTACAGTCCAGCCAATGGTCCATGCAGGCACCGCCATCACCACCACAGGTTGATCCATTCTACACACAGGG AGAGTCTATCTTACCGGAGGATGAATTGGATGATACTTGGATCACAATATTTGG TTTTCAGTCAGCTGCGACATCCTACATCCTTCAACAGTTTTCACAGTATGGCAATATAGTCTCACATGTG GTGGCTAGTTCTGGTAATTGGATGCATGTTCAGTACAGCTCTCGTATTCAAGCAAGGAAAGCGTTGAGTAAAAACGGCAAGGTATTCGGTGGTAATATCATGGTAGGAGTGACGCCCTGTATAGACAAG GGGGTAATGAGTGGGGGTACATCAGACTCTTATGGGGTGAATACTACCGGTATAGGGGATGCACCTATTACCCCTGCTAAGAGATTAGCTTCACAGAGTGAGGAACAAGAGACTACGAGAAGAACACCTATAAGACCACTGACCGCTGCATACAAGGCAGCTAGTAACCCTCATGAG GTTATTCAAGAGAGTAGAACTCCACAGAAGTCCAGCAATGTTGTCAGTAAGACATTGGAATACATGTTTGGATGGTGA